One region of Streptomyces sp. NBC_00442 genomic DNA includes:
- a CDS encoding DUF3817 domain-containing protein, with product MKKSVLTRYRVMAYVTGVLLVLLTLGVIAKYILDMNGAADFTKVIGIAHGWLYVIYLVFAFDLGSKAKWPVGKQLWVLIAGTIPTAAFFVERKVSKELESKVADGVPAGARA from the coding sequence ATGAAAAAGAGCGTACTGACCCGCTACCGGGTAATGGCGTACGTCACGGGCGTGCTGCTGGTCCTGCTGACCCTCGGCGTGATCGCCAAGTACATCCTGGACATGAACGGCGCCGCCGACTTCACGAAGGTCATCGGCATCGCCCACGGCTGGCTGTACGTGATCTACCTCGTCTTCGCCTTCGACCTGGGCTCCAAGGCGAAGTGGCCGGTCGGCAAGCAGCTGTGGGTGCTGATCGCCGGCACCATTCCGACCGCCGCCTTCTTCGTCGAGCGCAAGGTCTCCAAGGAGCTGGAGTCCAAGGTCGCCGACGGCGTCCCCGCGGGCGCGCGAGCCTGA
- a CDS encoding GDP-mannose 4,6-dehydratase: MNTTTATTSMWHGRTVLVTGAEGFIGSTLVDLLVELGANVRAFVHYKPYADKGHLAHLMNHPRVEMLAGDVRDAGRVSDAVAGCDTVFHLAALIGIPYSYDSPGAYVQTNVVGTENIAEACRRHSVRRLVHTSTSEVYGTALTAPISEEHPLQPQSPYSASKIGADMMALSHWHAFELPVTVVRPFNTYGPRQSARAVIPTILAQLHAGVREIKLGSLTPTRDFTYVTDTARGFLAVAECDRALGEVVNLGTGREIAIGDLARALVAASGREASVVVDPARLRPSGSEVERLLSDNSRARTWAGWQPEVDLEDGLKRTSEWVEENLSLFAPERYQV; encoded by the coding sequence ATGAACACCACGACCGCCACCACCTCCATGTGGCACGGCCGCACCGTCCTCGTCACCGGAGCCGAGGGCTTCATCGGCTCCACCCTGGTCGACCTCCTGGTCGAACTCGGGGCGAACGTGCGGGCGTTCGTCCACTACAAGCCGTACGCCGACAAGGGTCACCTCGCCCACCTGATGAACCACCCCCGGGTGGAGATGCTCGCCGGAGACGTCCGCGACGCGGGCCGGGTCTCGGACGCGGTGGCCGGCTGCGACACCGTCTTCCACCTCGCCGCCCTCATCGGCATCCCCTACAGCTACGACTCCCCGGGCGCCTACGTCCAGACGAACGTGGTCGGCACCGAGAACATCGCCGAGGCCTGCCGCCGCCACTCCGTGCGCCGCCTCGTCCACACCTCCACCAGCGAGGTGTACGGGACCGCCCTGACCGCGCCGATCAGCGAGGAACACCCGCTCCAGCCGCAGTCGCCGTACTCCGCGTCCAAGATCGGCGCCGACATGATGGCCCTGTCGCACTGGCACGCCTTCGAGCTCCCCGTGACCGTGGTCCGCCCCTTCAACACCTACGGCCCCCGCCAGTCCGCCCGCGCCGTGATCCCCACCATCCTGGCCCAACTCCACGCGGGCGTACGGGAGATCAAGCTGGGCTCGCTGACCCCGACCCGCGACTTCACCTACGTCACCGACACCGCGCGGGGCTTCCTCGCGGTCGCGGAGTGCGACCGGGCGCTCGGCGAGGTCGTGAACCTGGGCACGGGCCGGGAGATCGCGATCGGTGACCTGGCACGGGCGCTCGTCGCGGCGTCCGGCCGCGAGGCCTCCGTGGTGGTGGACCCGGCCCGCCTGCGCCCCTCGGGCAGCGAGGTCGAGCGGCTGCTTTCGGACAACTCCAGGGCCCGCACGTGGGCCGGCTGGCAGCCGGAAGTCGACCTGGAGGACGGCCTGAAGCGGACGTCGGAATGGGTCGAGGAAAACCTGTCGCTGTTCGCGCCGGAGCGCTACCAGGTCTGA
- a CDS encoding DUF6230 family protein — protein MESQVRGGTRWKRFALVMVPSVAATAAIGVGLAQGALAASFSVSGVDFKVTAKQLDGHNLLQYGSVATGKNMDGTNAVHPVVVSGFSNATITNMCQSVVQPLPFGLGDVTMTLKAGQGDQKIEATNIYLDVSELSTDAEFKNIDIGVAAGEGKRDANGNVVTKIQPGADGKTPGGNPNGFAQRADEAVLNNVTQRAWATTAGSFKLPGLSLSLTGGKHECEPAK, from the coding sequence ATGGAGTCCCAAGTACGTGGCGGGACCAGATGGAAGCGGTTCGCTCTGGTCATGGTGCCGAGCGTGGCCGCGACGGCCGCGATCGGCGTCGGCCTGGCACAGGGCGCGCTCGCGGCGTCGTTCAGTGTGTCGGGCGTCGACTTCAAGGTGACGGCGAAGCAGCTGGACGGTCACAACCTCCTGCAGTACGGGAGTGTGGCCACCGGTAAGAACATGGACGGCACCAACGCGGTCCACCCGGTCGTCGTCTCCGGGTTCAGCAACGCGACGATCACCAACATGTGTCAGTCCGTCGTGCAGCCGCTGCCGTTCGGGCTCGGCGACGTGACGATGACGCTGAAGGCTGGTCAGGGCGACCAGAAGATCGAGGCGACCAACATCTACCTCGATGTGTCCGAGCTCTCCACCGACGCCGAGTTCAAGAACATCGACATCGGTGTCGCGGCGGGCGAGGGCAAGCGTGACGCGAACGGCAACGTCGTCACGAAGATCCAGCCGGGTGCGGACGGGAAGACGCCTGGCGGCAACCCGAACGGCTTCGCGCAGCGCGCCGACGAGGCGGTGCTGAACAACGTGACGCAGCGCGCGTGGGCGACCACCGCGGGCTCGTTCAAGCTCCCCGGGCTCAGCCTGAGCCTCACCGGGGGCAAGCACGAGTGCGAGCCGGCCAAGTAG
- a CDS encoding TetR/AcrR family transcriptional regulator, which produces MPSSSRAARPSCTGRPGRPRSAEADAAILLATREALVDLGWSKLTMGDVATRAGVAKTTLYRRWAGKNELVVDAVAVLFDELELPDLGSLTADVEGVVLQFAALLERPEAKTALMAVVAESTRDDALRGRIRSAIVDRQKRLVLAGRERAQARGELPYEDDPAVSARHTDLIFDVVAGAVVHRALVSAEPVDEEWARDFTLLICSGLAATA; this is translated from the coding sequence ATGCCTTCTTCATCCCGCGCCGCGCGACCGTCCTGTACGGGTCGTCCGGGCCGGCCCCGCAGCGCGGAGGCCGATGCCGCGATCCTGCTGGCGACCCGCGAGGCGCTGGTGGACCTGGGCTGGTCGAAGCTGACGATGGGCGACGTGGCGACCCGGGCAGGCGTGGCCAAGACCACGCTCTACCGGCGCTGGGCGGGCAAGAACGAACTCGTCGTGGACGCGGTCGCGGTCCTCTTCGACGAGCTCGAACTCCCCGATCTGGGCAGCCTGACGGCCGATGTGGAGGGCGTGGTCCTCCAGTTCGCCGCGCTGCTCGAACGCCCCGAGGCGAAGACGGCGCTGATGGCGGTGGTGGCCGAATCCACCCGGGACGACGCGCTGCGCGGCCGGATCCGATCGGCCATCGTGGACCGCCAGAAGCGGCTGGTTCTGGCGGGCCGCGAACGCGCCCAGGCCCGCGGCGAACTCCCCTACGAGGACGACCCCGCGGTCTCCGCCCGCCACACCGACCTCATCTTCGACGTGGTGGCGGGAGCGGTGGTGCACCGCGCCCTGGTGAGCGCGGAGCCGGTGGACGAGGAGTGGGCCCGCGACTTCACCCTCCTCATCTGCTCGGGGCTCGCCGCGACGGCCTGA
- a CDS encoding UDP-N-acetylglucosamine--N-acetylmuramyl-(pentapeptide) pyrophosphoryl-undecaprenol N-acetylglucosamine transferase, producing the protein MRTPLSVVIGAGGTGGHIYPGLALAEALRRAVPDAVISFVGTTRGLEGTLIPGAGYRLHTVDMIPFDPSLGAKRYLLPAALLKSGAQCRSLLKAQGAQVAVGMGGYPSAPVIVGAKMAGLPSLIHESNAVPGRANQFAARLTSNIAVAFDRSRAHLSGGQDAVTTGMPIAAALASLDRTALRTEARRVLGVPPGARLVLVNGGSLGAARLTAAAVGLAHRWRDRADVHLLIKTGPAQLAHTERQLTGMPGARAVPYLDRMDLAYAAADLVVCRAGSATVAELAATGVPAVLVPYPHAPGDHQTHNARVLSDAGAGLLVPDEETTAFRLAGLIEPLLADPARLAAMSGAADPGNHARAADLLAARVLELASRPTSSLKEYAA; encoded by the coding sequence ATGCGCACACCATTGTCAGTAGTGATCGGGGCGGGCGGTACCGGCGGGCACATCTACCCCGGGCTCGCGCTCGCCGAGGCGCTGCGGCGGGCCGTCCCCGACGCGGTGATCTCCTTCGTCGGCACGACCCGGGGCCTGGAGGGCACGCTCATACCGGGCGCCGGGTACCGGCTGCACACCGTCGACATGATCCCCTTCGACCCCTCGCTCGGCGCCAAGCGGTACCTGCTGCCCGCCGCACTGCTGAAGTCGGGCGCACAGTGCCGGTCCCTCCTCAAGGCCCAGGGCGCCCAGGTGGCGGTCGGCATGGGCGGCTACCCCAGCGCGCCCGTCATCGTCGGCGCCAAGATGGCCGGGCTGCCCAGCCTCATCCACGAGTCCAACGCGGTGCCGGGCCGCGCCAACCAGTTCGCGGCCCGGCTCACCTCGAACATCGCGGTCGCCTTCGACCGCAGCCGCGCCCATCTCTCCGGCGGCCAGGACGCCGTCACCACCGGCATGCCCATCGCCGCCGCGCTCGCCTCGCTCGACCGGACGGCGCTGCGCACCGAGGCCCGCAGGGTCCTGGGCGTGCCGCCGGGCGCGCGGCTCGTCCTCGTCAACGGCGGCAGCCTGGGCGCGGCCCGGCTCACCGCGGCGGCGGTCGGCCTCGCCCATCGCTGGCGCGACCGGGCCGACGTCCACCTCCTCATCAAGACAGGACCCGCGCAACTCGCCCACACTGAGCGGCAGTTGACCGGCATGCCGGGCGCGCGGGCCGTGCCCTACCTCGACCGGATGGACCTCGCGTACGCCGCCGCCGACCTCGTCGTGTGCCGGGCGGGCTCCGCGACCGTCGCCGAACTCGCCGCGACCGGTGTGCCCGCCGTCCTCGTGCCGTATCCGCACGCGCCCGGCGACCACCAGACCCACAACGCGCGGGTCCTGTCCGACGCGGGCGCGGGCCTGCTGGTGCCGGACGAGGAGACCACCGCGTTCCGCCTCGCGGGACTCATCGAACCGCTTCTCGCCGACCCCGCCCGGCTCGCCGCGATGAGCGGCGCCGCCGACCCCGGCAACCACGCCCGCGCCGCCGACCTGCTGGCCGCCCGGGTCCTCGAACTCGCCTCCCGCCCCACCTCGTCCCTCAAGGAGTACGCAGCATGA
- a CDS encoding tetratricopeptide repeat protein: protein MQPRNMSMSGVVDLAAVKAAGEAKSKAEQARAESARQGGVPAVTPSALVIDVDEATFERDVLTRSAEVPVVIDFWAEWCEPCKQLGPLLERLAVEYNGRFLLAKIDVDANQMLMQQFGIQGIPAVFAVVAGQALPLFQGAAPEAQIRETLDQLVQVAEERFGLTGIAVDPNAAAAPAAEAPAPVGPYDALLEAAVVALDSGDLAGAVQAYKNVLSDDPGNPEAKLGLAQAELLQRVQSLDPAQVRKDAAENPADAAAQIAAADLDLVGGHVEDAFGRLVETVRRTFGDDREAARVRLLELFEVIGGDDPRVTAARTALARVLF from the coding sequence ATGCAGCCTAGGAACATGTCCATGAGCGGCGTCGTCGACCTCGCCGCGGTGAAGGCGGCCGGTGAGGCCAAGAGCAAGGCGGAGCAGGCGCGAGCCGAGTCCGCCCGGCAGGGCGGGGTCCCGGCGGTGACGCCGTCCGCGCTCGTCATCGATGTCGACGAGGCCACTTTCGAGCGCGACGTCCTGACCCGCTCCGCCGAGGTGCCCGTCGTCATCGACTTCTGGGCCGAGTGGTGCGAGCCCTGCAAGCAGCTCGGCCCGCTGCTCGAACGGCTCGCCGTCGAGTACAACGGCCGTTTCCTCCTTGCCAAGATCGACGTCGACGCCAACCAGATGCTGATGCAGCAGTTCGGGATCCAGGGGATCCCGGCCGTCTTCGCGGTGGTCGCGGGACAGGCGCTGCCCCTCTTCCAGGGCGCGGCTCCCGAGGCCCAGATCCGCGAGACGCTCGACCAGCTGGTGCAGGTCGCCGAGGAGCGCTTCGGCCTGACCGGCATCGCGGTGGACCCGAACGCGGCCGCCGCCCCCGCCGCGGAGGCACCGGCCCCGGTCGGCCCGTACGACGCCCTGCTCGAAGCCGCCGTGGTCGCGCTCGACTCAGGCGATCTGGCCGGCGCCGTCCAGGCCTACAAGAACGTGCTGAGCGACGACCCGGGCAACCCCGAGGCCAAGCTGGGCCTGGCGCAGGCCGAACTGCTCCAGCGCGTGCAGTCCCTCGACCCCGCGCAGGTCCGCAAGGACGCGGCGGAGAATCCGGCCGACGCGGCGGCGCAGATCGCCGCGGCCGACCTCGATCTGGTCGGCGGTCACGTCGAGGACGCCTTCGGCCGGCTCGTCGAAACCGTGCGGCGCACGTTCGGTGACGACCGCGAGGCCGCGCGCGTCAGGCTCCTGGAGCTCTTCGAGGTGATCGGCGGCGACGACCCGCGCGTCACCGCGGCCCGAACCGCGCTGGCGAGGGTGCTCTTCTGA
- a CDS encoding response regulator transcription factor gives MSTTRAVRILVVDDEPEVRAAVEDGLAVEGYEVHGAPDGLAALSEVAAWRPDAIVLDVMMPVLDGLGVCRQLRAMGDRTPVLVLTALDSVSERVDGLEAGADDYLVKPFALDELIARVRALLRRTAPDPGEAQELRYADLVLDPVAHTARRGERPIDFTRTEFALLELLLRNPGQVLPRELIHELVWGRDFGPDSNSLAVYVGYLRRKLEAAGEPRLVHTVHGVGYRLDAS, from the coding sequence ATGAGCACCACGCGCGCGGTCAGAATTCTCGTCGTCGACGACGAGCCGGAGGTAAGGGCGGCCGTCGAGGACGGCCTCGCGGTGGAGGGGTACGAGGTCCACGGCGCCCCGGACGGGCTCGCGGCCCTGTCCGAGGTGGCCGCCTGGCGGCCCGACGCGATCGTCCTCGATGTGATGATGCCGGTCCTCGACGGCCTCGGGGTCTGCCGCCAGCTGCGCGCCATGGGCGACCGCACCCCCGTGCTCGTCCTGACCGCGCTCGACTCGGTGAGCGAGCGGGTGGACGGCCTGGAGGCGGGCGCCGACGACTACCTGGTCAAGCCCTTCGCCCTCGACGAACTCATCGCACGTGTACGGGCGTTGCTCCGCCGCACCGCCCCCGACCCGGGCGAGGCGCAGGAACTGCGGTACGCGGATCTCGTGCTCGACCCGGTCGCGCACACCGCCCGGCGGGGCGAGCGGCCGATCGACTTCACGCGCACCGAATTCGCGCTGCTCGAACTGCTTCTGCGCAACCCGGGGCAGGTCCTGCCGAGGGAGCTGATCCACGAGCTGGTCTGGGGCCGCGACTTCGGACCCGACTCCAACTCCCTCGCGGTGTACGTCGGTTACCTGCGCCGCAAACTGGAGGCGGCGGGCGAGCCGCGCCTGGTCCACACGGTGCACGGGGTCGGCTACCGGCTGGACGCCTCGTGA
- a CDS encoding acyl-CoA mutase large subunit family protein, with protein MDADAIEEGRRRWQARYDKARKRDADFTTLSGDPVDPAYGPRPGDTYDGFERIGWPGEYPFTRGLYPTGYRGRTWTIRQFAGFGNAQQTNERYKMILAAGGGGLSVAFDMPTLMGRDSDDPRALGEVGHCGVAIDSAADMEVLFQDIPLGDVTTSMTISGPAVPVFCMYLVAAERQGVDPGVLNGTLQTDIFKEYIAQKEWLFQPEPHLRLIGDLMEHCAQGIPAYKPLSVSGYHIREAGATAAQELAYTLADGFGYVELGLSRGLDVDVFAPGLSFFFDAHVDFFEEIAKFRAARRIWARWMKEVYGAQSDKAQWLRFHTQTAGVSLTAQQPYNNVVRTAVEALAAVLGGTNSLHTNALDETLALPSEQAAEIALRTQQVLMEETGVANVADPLGGSWYVEQLTDRIEADAEKIFDQIKERGTRAHPDGQHPIGPITSGILRGIEDGWFTGEIAESAFRYQQSLEKGDKRVVGVNCAHGSVTGDLEILRVSHEVEREQVRELAARKSRRDDAAVAAALDTMLAAARDGSNMIAPMLDAVRAEATLGEICGVLREEWGTYTEPPGF; from the coding sequence ATGGACGCTGACGCGATCGAGGAAGGCCGCCGCCGCTGGCAGGCCCGTTACGACAAGGCCCGCAAGCGCGACGCGGACTTCACCACACTCTCCGGGGACCCCGTCGACCCCGCGTACGGGCCCCGGCCCGGCGACACCTACGACGGGTTCGAACGGATCGGCTGGCCCGGCGAGTACCCCTTCACCCGGGGCCTGTACCCGACCGGCTACCGGGGCCGCACGTGGACGATCCGGCAGTTCGCCGGGTTCGGCAACGCCCAGCAGACCAACGAGCGCTACAAGATGATCCTGGCCGCGGGCGGCGGCGGCCTGAGCGTCGCCTTCGACATGCCGACCCTCATGGGCCGCGACTCCGACGACCCCCGCGCGCTCGGCGAGGTCGGCCACTGCGGCGTCGCGATCGACTCGGCCGCCGACATGGAGGTCCTCTTCCAGGACATCCCGCTCGGCGACGTCACCACGTCCATGACCATCAGCGGACCGGCCGTGCCGGTGTTCTGCATGTACCTCGTCGCCGCCGAGCGCCAGGGCGTCGACCCGGGCGTCCTCAACGGCACGCTCCAGACCGACATCTTCAAGGAGTACATCGCGCAGAAGGAGTGGCTCTTCCAGCCCGAGCCGCACCTGCGCCTCATCGGCGACCTGATGGAGCACTGCGCGCAGGGCATCCCCGCGTACAAGCCGCTCTCCGTCTCCGGATACCACATCCGCGAGGCCGGAGCGACGGCCGCGCAGGAGCTGGCGTACACCCTGGCCGACGGCTTCGGGTACGTGGAACTCGGCCTCAGCCGGGGCCTGGACGTCGACGTCTTCGCCCCCGGCCTCTCCTTCTTCTTCGACGCCCACGTGGACTTCTTCGAGGAGATCGCCAAGTTCCGCGCGGCGCGCCGCATTTGGGCCCGCTGGATGAAGGAGGTGTACGGCGCGCAGTCGGACAAGGCGCAGTGGCTGCGCTTCCACACCCAGACCGCCGGGGTGTCGCTGACCGCGCAGCAGCCGTACAACAACGTCGTACGCACCGCGGTGGAAGCCCTCGCCGCGGTCCTCGGCGGTACCAACTCGCTGCACACCAACGCCCTCGACGAGACCCTCGCCCTGCCGAGCGAGCAGGCCGCGGAGATCGCGCTGCGCACGCAGCAGGTGCTGATGGAGGAGACCGGCGTCGCCAACGTCGCCGACCCGCTCGGCGGCTCCTGGTACGTCGAGCAGCTCACGGACCGCATCGAGGCGGACGCGGAGAAGATCTTCGACCAGATAAAGGAACGGGGCACGCGGGCGCACCCCGACGGACAGCACCCCATCGGTCCGATCACCTCGGGCATTCTGCGCGGCATCGAGGACGGCTGGTTCACCGGGGAGATCGCGGAGTCCGCCTTCCGCTACCAGCAGTCCCTGGAGAAGGGCGACAAGCGGGTGGTCGGCGTCAACTGCGCCCACGGCTCGGTCACCGGCGACCTGGAGATCCTGCGGGTCAGCCACGAGGTGGAGCGCGAGCAGGTGCGCGAGCTCGCCGCCCGCAAGTCGCGGCGCGACGACGCCGCGGTGGCGGCGGCGCTCGACACGATGCTCGCCGCGGCGCGCGACGGTTCGAACATGATCGCCCCGATGCTGGACGCGGTACGGGCGGAGGCGACCCTGGGCGAGATCTGCGGGGTGCTGCGCGAGGAGTGGGGCACGTACACGGAGCCCCCCGGCTTCTGA
- a CDS encoding sensor histidine kinase, with translation MSSRRRLGARWRRHRPLRTRLAMAASAAVALVAVGVCTAAFFVIRYELFHQLDLNLTQSVTLAIQQNRGAGPGVLAGECRYLSAPACAQVVPADPAKDPSKPYLLPVAPPVREVAAGTRNAYYTNITLPDGLPARMLTTTFPGGDKSLQVALRSDLVRKGVGQAAGLLSGVGAAGVLLAAALGYWVSRTGLAPVARLTATAEHIAATRDPSHRIELPPGPPDKEDEVTRLAASFNTMLGELEQSVTAQRRLVADASHELRTPLTALRTNAELLARAERLTPAQRERASAALGRQIREVSVLVNDLIDLARDEEPTPLLEEVRLAPLLAHTVDTARAHWPATPFQLELVDASVTLPGVPARLARLISNLLDNAAKFSPAGVPVEVVLASGELTVRDHGPGIAPADLPHVFDRFYRAEQARALPGSGLGLAMARQVARAHGAELTAERAAGGGALFRLTLPPG, from the coding sequence GTGAGCTCCCGGCGCCGGCTCGGTGCCCGCTGGCGCCGGCACCGCCCGCTGCGCACCCGGCTCGCGATGGCCGCGTCCGCCGCGGTGGCGCTGGTCGCGGTCGGGGTGTGCACGGCCGCGTTCTTCGTGATCCGCTACGAGCTGTTCCACCAGCTCGACCTGAACCTGACCCAGTCGGTGACGCTGGCCATCCAGCAGAACCGGGGCGCGGGTCCGGGCGTGCTGGCGGGCGAGTGCCGCTACCTGTCCGCACCGGCGTGCGCGCAGGTGGTCCCGGCCGACCCGGCCAAGGACCCCTCGAAGCCCTATCTGCTGCCGGTCGCCCCGCCCGTGCGCGAGGTCGCCGCCGGCACCCGCAACGCGTACTACACCAACATCACGCTGCCCGACGGGCTGCCCGCCCGGATGCTCACCACCACCTTTCCGGGGGGCGACAAGTCCCTTCAGGTGGCGCTGCGTTCGGACCTGGTGCGCAAGGGAGTGGGTCAGGCGGCGGGGCTGCTGAGCGGCGTCGGCGCGGCGGGGGTGCTGCTCGCCGCGGCGCTCGGCTACTGGGTGTCCCGTACGGGTCTGGCCCCCGTGGCCCGGCTCACCGCGACGGCCGAGCACATCGCGGCCACCCGTGACCCGAGCCACCGCATCGAGCTTCCGCCGGGGCCGCCCGACAAGGAGGACGAGGTCACACGGCTCGCGGCCTCCTTCAACACGATGCTGGGCGAGCTGGAGCAGTCGGTGACGGCCCAACGGCGTCTGGTCGCCGACGCGTCCCACGAGCTGCGGACGCCGCTGACCGCGCTGCGCACCAACGCGGAACTGCTGGCGCGGGCCGAGCGGTTGACGCCGGCGCAGCGCGAGCGGGCCTCGGCGGCGCTCGGCCGTCAGATCCGGGAGGTGTCCGTGCTGGTCAACGACCTCATCGACCTGGCTCGGGACGAGGAGCCCACGCCGCTCCTCGAGGAGGTGCGGCTCGCCCCGCTCCTCGCGCACACCGTCGACACCGCGCGGGCGCACTGGCCCGCGACGCCGTTCCAGCTGGAGCTGGTGGACGCTTCGGTGACGTTGCCGGGGGTTCCTGCCCGGCTTGCCCGGCTGATCTCCAATCTGCTGGACAACGCGGCGAAGTTCAGCCCTGCGGGGGTGCCGGTCGAAGTGGTGCTTGCCTCGGGCGAGTTGACGGTTCGGGATCACGGGCCCGGGATCGCGCCGGCCGACCTCCCTCATGTCTTCGACCGGTTCTACCGGGCGGAGCAGGCTCGGGCGTTGCCGGGGTCGGGGCTCGGGCTTGCGATGGCCCGGCAGGTTGCTCGGGCGCACGGGGCGGAGCTGACGGCCGAGCGGGCGGCCGGGGGCGGAGCCCTGTTCCGCCTGACCCTGCCCCCCGGCTGA
- a CDS encoding MFS transporter has product MLFAVAMTFIDQTIVSIAAPDIVNELGLSASGMQWVVNAYLLSLAAFFALGGRLADLFGPRRIVIIGSLVFVVSSVLCGCVPKGGFAQSWMIIFRATQGFGAALLFPAALAVVVSVFPVERRGRALALFFGLSGALTAIGPLLGGWLTSWTWRAIFWVNVPVAVVALVLTVMAHISDKRRDETLDGVGAVLIAVGMGLSVLGFQQAASWGWGSGATWGCIAGGLVVLVLFWRYERNKRHPLVNLAVFRDKAFTVDSLVLFFAMLAFVPVFFFASVYAQVSLSASPNQAALYLLYFFAGFAIASQWGGRILDKKGARPAMKIGTIVGAVGFALWAGQLTHLSMHDQWPYVALAGAGIGFILAPASTDAVNRSIGASYGEVTGITQTVRNYAASVGLAVLGALLTHRMTENVVSTLTSRGQSPAAARQVAKGIAEAVTGNGDARGPTGTGAAATAARDSMSSVRMDFAEANQWVFYGMAIALGIAFLICLRHPGGKGVPAAPLTGTQPEPAPTPSTPTTP; this is encoded by the coding sequence ATGCTCTTCGCGGTGGCGATGACGTTCATCGACCAGACGATCGTCTCCATCGCCGCCCCGGACATCGTCAACGAGCTGGGCCTGTCGGCATCGGGCATGCAGTGGGTGGTGAACGCCTATCTGCTGTCGCTTGCGGCGTTCTTCGCCCTCGGCGGCCGTCTGGCGGACCTCTTCGGTCCCCGCCGGATCGTCATCATCGGCAGCCTCGTCTTCGTCGTCTCCTCCGTGCTCTGCGGCTGCGTCCCCAAGGGGGGCTTCGCCCAGAGCTGGATGATCATCTTCCGGGCGACCCAGGGTTTCGGGGCCGCGCTGCTGTTCCCCGCGGCGCTCGCCGTGGTGGTCTCCGTCTTCCCGGTGGAGCGGCGGGGCAGGGCCCTGGCCCTGTTCTTCGGGCTCTCCGGCGCGCTGACGGCCATCGGCCCGCTGCTGGGCGGCTGGCTGACGTCATGGACCTGGCGGGCGATCTTCTGGGTGAACGTGCCCGTCGCCGTCGTGGCGCTCGTCCTGACCGTGATGGCCCACATCTCGGACAAGCGACGCGACGAAACCCTGGACGGCGTCGGTGCGGTCCTCATCGCGGTCGGGATGGGGCTGAGCGTGCTCGGCTTCCAGCAGGCCGCGTCCTGGGGCTGGGGCAGCGGGGCGACGTGGGGCTGCATCGCGGGCGGTCTGGTGGTCCTCGTCCTGTTCTGGCGCTACGAACGGAACAAGCGTCATCCGCTGGTCAACCTGGCGGTCTTCCGCGACAAGGCCTTCACCGTGGACTCGCTCGTGCTGTTCTTCGCCATGCTGGCCTTCGTCCCCGTCTTCTTCTTCGCCTCGGTGTACGCCCAGGTCTCGCTGAGCGCCTCTCCCAACCAGGCGGCGCTGTACCTGCTCTACTTCTTCGCGGGCTTCGCGATCGCCTCCCAGTGGGGCGGCCGGATCCTGGACAAGAAGGGCGCCCGGCCGGCCATGAAGATCGGCACCATCGTGGGTGCGGTCGGATTCGCGCTGTGGGCAGGCCAGTTGACCCACCTGTCGATGCACGACCAGTGGCCCTACGTCGCGCTGGCCGGCGCGGGCATCGGTTTCATCCTCGCGCCCGCCTCGACGGACGCGGTCAACCGGTCGATCGGAGCCTCGTACGGCGAGGTCACCGGCATCACCCAGACGGTGCGCAACTACGCGGCGAGCGTGGGCCTTGCGGTGCTGGGCGCGCTCCTCACCCACCGGATGACCGAGAACGTCGTCTCCACGCTCACGTCCCGCGGTCAGTCGCCCGCCGCGGCACGCCAGGTGGCCAAGGGGATCGCCGAGGCGGTGACGGGCAACGGCGACGCCCGCGGGCCGACCGGGACGGGGGCCGCGGCGACCGCGGCGCGGGACTCGATGTCGAGCGTGCGGATGGATTTCGCCGAGGCGAATCAGTGGGTCTTCTACGGCATGGCCATCGCGCTCGGCATCGCTTTCCTCATCTGCCTGCGGCATCCCGGAGGCAAGGGGGTGCCGGCGGCGCCGCTGACCGGGACCCAACCAGAACCGGCCCCCACCCCGAGCACCCCCACCACCCCCTGA
- a CDS encoding DUF6114 domain-containing protein, translating to MSAETTGSRDDQHWWLRFRAWRGRRPFWAGLFTIAGGVPIMYFPYANMHLGNVTLAMSTTAGAGSLIIGVLLVTLGLTMWFHSVVRTFAGIAAILLALISIPIANIGGFVIGFLFSLFGGALACAWVPAKPRRGDKQTESTDGAPAPDGAPVPTTAATETTVDANGGRNSAG from the coding sequence ATGAGCGCCGAGACCACGGGTTCCCGCGACGACCAGCACTGGTGGCTTCGTTTCCGGGCGTGGAGGGGCCGTCGGCCGTTCTGGGCCGGGCTCTTCACCATCGCCGGCGGCGTGCCCATCATGTACTTCCCGTACGCCAACATGCACCTCGGCAACGTCACGCTGGCCATGTCGACCACGGCCGGCGCGGGCTCGCTCATCATCGGCGTTCTGCTGGTAACGCTCGGCCTGACCATGTGGTTCCACAGCGTGGTGCGGACCTTCGCCGGCATCGCGGCGATCCTCCTGGCGCTGATCTCCATCCCCATCGCCAACATCGGCGGCTTCGTCATCGGCTTCCTGTTCTCCCTGTTCGGCGGCGCGCTCGCCTGTGCCTGGGTGCCGGCCAAGCCGCGGCGTGGGGACAAGCAGACGGAATCCACGGACGGCGCGCCCGCGCCCGATGGCGCGCCGGTGCCGACGACCGCCGCCACCGAAACGACAGTTGACGCCAACGGCGGGAGGAACAGTGCGGGGTGA